A stretch of Rubinisphaera margarita DNA encodes these proteins:
- a CDS encoding purine-nucleoside phosphorylase — MLHLMPKIEEAAKTIAAADSEKPRIGLILGTGLGGLSEQIEQRAVLPYGDIPHFPKSTVESHKGQLVCGELAGQNILAMEGRFHYYEGYSLQDVTFPVRVMKQLGCEILIVTNAAGGMNPQYSLADIMMIEDHINMMPENPLRGVNDDKLGPRFPDMCAPYDKELLTKAKAAALELQVPAHTGVFVAVPGPNLETRAEYRMLKAFGADCVGMSTVPEVIVAAHAGLRVLGFSVVTDMCLPDALEPVELSKILAVAAKGGERLAKLIPEVISRIDS; from the coding sequence ATGCTGCATTTGATGCCCAAAATCGAAGAAGCCGCCAAAACCATTGCTGCCGCCGACTCGGAGAAGCCGCGGATCGGGCTCATTCTCGGAACCGGTCTCGGCGGTCTCTCCGAACAGATCGAGCAACGGGCCGTGCTGCCGTACGGCGACATTCCGCACTTCCCGAAGTCGACCGTCGAATCGCACAAAGGCCAACTCGTCTGCGGCGAACTGGCCGGGCAGAATATCCTCGCCATGGAAGGTCGCTTCCATTACTACGAAGGCTATTCGCTGCAGGATGTGACCTTTCCGGTCCGCGTGATGAAGCAGCTCGGTTGTGAGATTCTGATCGTGACCAATGCCGCCGGCGGGATGAATCCACAGTACTCGCTGGCCGACATCATGATGATTGAGGATCACATCAACATGATGCCGGAGAACCCGCTGCGAGGCGTGAACGACGACAAGCTCGGTCCTCGCTTCCCGGATATGTGTGCTCCGTACGACAAGGAGCTGCTCACCAAAGCGAAAGCGGCCGCTCTCGAACTGCAGGTGCCCGCTCATACCGGCGTCTTTGTCGCCGTGCCGGGGCCGAACCTCGAAACCCGAGCCGAGTACCGGATGCTGAAAGCCTTCGGAGCCGATTGTGTCGGCATGTCGACCGTGCCGGAAGTGATCGTCGCCGCTCACGCCGGACTGCGCGTCCTCGGCTTCTCGGTCGTGACCGACATGTGCCTGCCGGATGCTCTGGAACCGGTCGAACTCTCAAAGATTCTGGCCGTCGCAGCGAAGGGGGGCGAGCGTCTCGCCAAACTGATTCCCGAAGTCATCTCACGCATCGACAGCTGA
- a CDS encoding carboxypeptidase-like regulatory domain-containing protein: MTRQIPRTASHFCGLVLCLFGVLGCGGGDNVEISLLPVTGTVLADGQPVANAAVTFAPYGAQVGRPAYGRTDESGKYELAFVDGRPGCPPGNYIVTISKFAQPDGSAFPANVPPEEQTAIGVEHIPPQYSDPTKTKLLAEVSPQGGDIPFEISMK, from the coding sequence ATGACACGACAAATTCCACGTACTGCATCTCATTTTTGTGGTCTCGTTCTCTGCCTGTTCGGTGTGCTCGGATGCGGCGGAGGTGACAACGTCGAAATTTCCCTGCTGCCCGTCACCGGGACGGTGCTCGCAGACGGTCAGCCGGTCGCGAATGCCGCGGTCACGTTCGCACCTTACGGCGCCCAAGTCGGTCGCCCGGCGTACGGACGAACCGATGAGTCTGGAAAGTATGAACTCGCCTTTGTCGATGGTCGCCCGGGCTGCCCGCCGGGAAACTACATCGTAACGATCTCCAAATTCGCTCAGCCTGATGGCTCGGCCTTCCCGGCAAACGTGCCTCCCGAGGAGCAGACCGCGATCGGCGTTGAACACATTCCGCCTCAATACAGCGACCCGACAAAAACCAAGCTTCTCGCGGAAGTGAGTCCTCAAGGGGGCGACATCCCCTTTGAGATCAGCATGAAATAA
- a CDS encoding NAD(P)H-hydrate epimerase — translation MNTPVVLTSEQSRAVDRIAIEQYAVPGLVLMENAGRGSTALLLQEEPKKVVIVCGKGNNAGDGFVIARHLDNAGVSVEILMLVPLQDLSGDARTNCEIVHKFGLSTRVVDPSCESESIAQSLRQADWIVDALLGTGIRGEVREPFARMIDLVNHAGKPIFAVDIPSGLDADTGEVLGHAINATRTATFVTLKTGLMRQSGPHQAGSIDVVSIGVPDRIVDDVLNQTP, via the coding sequence ATGAATACGCCCGTTGTTCTCACCAGTGAGCAGTCTCGAGCCGTCGATCGCATTGCGATCGAACAGTATGCGGTGCCGGGGCTGGTCCTGATGGAGAACGCTGGCCGCGGCTCGACCGCACTGCTGCTGCAGGAAGAGCCGAAGAAGGTCGTCATCGTCTGTGGCAAAGGGAACAACGCCGGCGACGGCTTCGTCATCGCCCGACATCTCGACAATGCCGGGGTTTCGGTCGAGATTCTGATGCTCGTCCCGCTCCAAGACCTTTCCGGGGATGCCCGCACGAACTGCGAGATTGTCCACAAGTTCGGTCTGTCCACCCGAGTAGTCGACCCGTCCTGCGAGTCCGAATCGATTGCGCAGTCGTTGCGACAGGCCGACTGGATCGTCGATGCCCTGCTCGGGACCGGAATCCGCGGCGAAGTTCGTGAACCGTTCGCCCGCATGATCGACCTGGTCAATCATGCGGGTAAGCCGATCTTTGCAGTCGACATTCCCTCCGGCCTCGACGCCGATACGGGCGAGGTCCTCGGCCATGCCATCAACGCCACTCGCACTGCCACGTTCGTTACGCTGAAAACCGGTCTCATGCGGCAGAGCGGCCCGCACCAGGCCGGTTCGATCGACGTCGTCTCCATCGGCGTCCCGGACCGAATCGTCGACGACGTCCTCAATCAAACTCCGTAG
- a CDS encoding DUF1573 domain-containing protein: MRSAAICLLALTPCLASAWSAARAVDSRFIPEAAVAPLAMHIHMVHLREVDLREGKAVAEFGFHNAGEQSLTITAVKPSCGCVTIRMHENREFKPDEHGKFYVEVDTAGEQAGLQEYTVDVAYRTAGSTAEEHKHVTFRVDVPEKKVTVKPRALIFYQLSAQKTTQTVTITDFRSLGTLEVLDVRCELGQLSIENRRVEQDVHGNPQVKFDVAITGIAPAGRQTDVIIVTTNDPEFPEIKVPLLVNGPMEK, from the coding sequence ATGCGTTCCGCCGCCATCTGCCTGCTCGCACTGACACCATGCCTGGCCTCCGCCTGGTCGGCGGCTCGAGCTGTCGATTCGCGGTTCATTCCGGAAGCGGCCGTGGCTCCGCTGGCCATGCACATTCATATGGTGCATTTGCGCGAAGTCGATCTGCGGGAAGGGAAAGCCGTGGCCGAGTTCGGCTTCCACAACGCGGGCGAGCAATCGCTGACCATCACCGCCGTGAAGCCGAGTTGCGGCTGCGTCACGATTCGGATGCACGAGAACCGCGAGTTCAAACCTGATGAACATGGCAAATTCTACGTCGAAGTCGATACCGCCGGCGAGCAGGCCGGACTGCAGGAGTACACGGTCGATGTCGCTTACCGCACCGCCGGAAGTACAGCCGAGGAGCACAAACACGTCACCTTCCGCGTCGATGTGCCGGAGAAGAAAGTGACCGTGAAGCCTCGGGCACTGATCTTCTATCAGCTGAGCGCTCAGAAGACGACACAGACTGTGACAATCACCGATTTCCGATCTCTGGGAACACTGGAAGTGCTCGATGTCCGCTGTGAACTCGGTCAGCTGTCGATTGAGAACCGCCGCGTCGAACAGGACGTCCACGGCAACCCGCAGGTGAAGTTTGATGTCGCCATCACCGGCATCGCCCCGGCTGGCCGTCAGACGGATGTCATTATCGTCACCACCAACGACCCCGAGTTCCCGGAAATCAAGGTCCCTCTGCTCGTCAACGGCCCGATGGAGAAGTAA
- a CDS encoding DUF1559 family PulG-like putative transporter, with amino-acid sequence MKKLKRGFTLIELLVVIAIIAILVALLLPAVQQAREAARRSSCKNNLKQIGLALHNYHDTHNVLPYSTSADGAITANNSANTANSTGFTLNHRGWLGLLPYLEQPALFDLFDSSVPTGAYVRSGSGTTPAPLVKPAATIGTSGNGEVVSTLVSTLLCPSDNGRNRYQGGSANYAVYPGAAAAGHEGAKTNYDFSVGRYSSSTTAWPAWGLTTRRMFGTYSACKFRDVTDGTSNTVMVAETTLDVKNGVGQTWGYSKWVGNGVDLAASAGINDFSVCCSWTTPPNQNFSQTQLKDWGLVGSLHQGGAQAVLADGSVRFLSENIDASTRVNLAYLADGQVIGEF; translated from the coding sequence ATGAAGAAGTTAAAAAGAGGTTTCACGCTGATCGAGCTTCTCGTAGTGATCGCGATTATCGCGATTCTGGTTGCTCTGCTCCTCCCGGCTGTCCAGCAGGCCCGGGAAGCGGCCCGCCGAAGCAGCTGCAAAAACAATCTGAAGCAGATCGGACTGGCGCTTCACAACTACCACGACACGCACAACGTCCTGCCTTACAGCACCTCGGCGGATGGTGCGATCACCGCGAACAACTCGGCAAACACGGCCAACTCGACGGGCTTCACTTTGAATCATCGCGGCTGGCTTGGCCTGTTACCTTATCTTGAACAGCCGGCTCTATTCGATCTGTTCGACAGTTCGGTCCCAACGGGGGCCTATGTGCGTTCCGGCAGTGGGACGACCCCCGCTCCGCTGGTGAAACCGGCCGCGACAATCGGCACGAGCGGAAACGGCGAAGTCGTCAGCACGCTGGTTTCCACGCTCCTCTGTCCCTCAGATAACGGCCGGAACCGTTATCAGGGCGGCTCAGCGAACTACGCGGTCTATCCCGGAGCCGCTGCTGCGGGTCACGAGGGAGCCAAAACGAACTACGATTTCTCCGTCGGCCGCTACAGCAGCAGCACAACCGCCTGGCCGGCCTGGGGATTGACGACCCGGCGGATGTTCGGCACTTACTCCGCCTGCAAATTCCGCGACGTGACCGACGGAACCAGTAACACCGTGATGGTCGCCGAAACCACGCTCGACGTGAAAAACGGCGTCGGACAGACGTGGGGTTACTCCAAGTGGGTGGGCAATGGAGTCGACCTGGCTGCATCGGCCGGCATCAACGACTTCAGCGTCTGCTGCAGCTGGACGACGCCTCCCAATCAGAACTTCTCCCAAACGCAGCTCAAGGACTGGGGACTGGTCGGCAGCCTGCACCAGGGAGGCGCCCAGGCCGTTCTAGCTGACGGCTCTGTCCGCTTTCTGAGCGAGAATATCGACGCCTCCACCCGGGTGAATCTCGCCTATCTCGCCGATGGACAGGTCATCGGGGAATTTTAG
- the ligA gene encoding NAD-dependent DNA ligase LigA — protein MSQTTKDRVQHLREELNRHNRLYYVEAAPEITDREFDRMMQELIELETAHPELQSPESPSQKVGGAPISGFTQVQHRVPMLSIDNVFEPEGIVEFDQRVRQLLGRDTVDYTLEYKIDGVALAVIYKNGHLTQAVTRGDGRTGDDVTHNARTIRGIPLTLDGKKFPERLEVRGEAYIANSDFAVLRAEQEQSGSTVHANPRNSTAGALKLLDPVQCLRRKVRFVTHGMGEIIGVRYETHMDYLKAVRGFGLPTTPGIRVCRGLEEVQQQVEVMMDSLHELDLEIDGLVIKVNYLASRDEMGVTSKSPRWVVAYKWERYESSTQVESIDVQVGKTGTLTPVANLTPVEIAGTTVSRSSLHNRDEVERLGIAVGDWVIVEKAGKIIPHVLRVELEKRTGDETPFVFPEECPECQTPVVQDEGGVYVRCPNPDCPARLRETLRFFASRQAMDIDGLGIKLIEQLIGAGLVSSLVDLYDLSGKRDELLSLERLGEKSVDKLLEGIETSKAQPVWRLLTGLNIRHVGTSNAQVLVDHFHSMEKIREASLEELANVEEIGPVIATSVHEFFHSDYGLALIENLAQRGLKMAEAETSSDSGSQQLEGKTIVVTGSLQRYTRDEIKELIREHGGKASGSVSSRTDYVVAGENAGSKLDKAQQLNIPVLSEDEFHEMLFG, from the coding sequence ATGTCTCAAACGACCAAGGACCGTGTCCAGCATCTGCGTGAGGAGCTGAATCGACACAACCGGCTGTACTACGTCGAAGCCGCCCCGGAGATTACCGATCGTGAGTTCGATCGGATGATGCAGGAGCTGATCGAGCTCGAAACCGCTCATCCTGAACTGCAGTCGCCTGAGAGTCCCTCTCAGAAAGTCGGCGGGGCTCCCATCAGCGGCTTCACACAGGTCCAGCATCGCGTGCCGATGCTTTCGATCGACAACGTGTTCGAGCCGGAAGGGATTGTCGAGTTCGACCAGCGAGTTCGGCAGCTGCTAGGGCGGGACACTGTTGACTACACACTCGAATACAAAATCGACGGCGTGGCTCTCGCGGTCATCTATAAGAACGGCCACCTCACTCAGGCGGTCACGCGGGGCGATGGCCGAACCGGGGATGATGTTACACACAACGCCCGCACTATTCGCGGCATCCCGTTAACTCTGGATGGCAAGAAATTCCCCGAGCGGCTCGAAGTGCGTGGGGAAGCCTACATCGCCAACAGCGACTTCGCGGTACTGCGAGCCGAACAGGAACAGAGCGGCTCCACCGTTCACGCCAATCCCCGCAACAGCACGGCCGGCGCTCTGAAATTGCTCGATCCGGTGCAGTGTCTGCGTCGCAAGGTTCGTTTCGTCACGCACGGCATGGGAGAGATCATCGGCGTTCGTTACGAGACGCATATGGACTACCTGAAAGCCGTTCGCGGCTTCGGCCTGCCGACCACGCCGGGCATTCGCGTCTGTCGTGGTCTCGAAGAGGTTCAGCAGCAGGTTGAAGTCATGATGGACTCGCTGCACGAGCTCGATCTCGAAATTGACGGACTCGTGATCAAGGTCAACTACCTCGCCAGCCGCGACGAAATGGGTGTGACGAGCAAGAGCCCCCGCTGGGTCGTGGCCTACAAATGGGAACGGTACGAATCGTCCACTCAAGTAGAATCAATCGACGTGCAGGTCGGAAAAACGGGCACGCTGACACCGGTCGCGAATCTCACGCCGGTCGAAATCGCCGGGACGACCGTTTCGCGTTCCAGCCTGCACAACCGCGATGAAGTCGAGCGGCTCGGCATCGCCGTGGGCGACTGGGTCATCGTCGAGAAAGCCGGGAAGATCATTCCGCACGTGCTCCGGGTCGAACTGGAAAAGCGGACCGGTGATGAAACCCCCTTTGTCTTTCCGGAAGAATGCCCGGAATGCCAGACGCCAGTGGTGCAGGATGAAGGGGGCGTGTATGTTCGCTGTCCAAATCCAGACTGCCCTGCCCGTCTGCGGGAAACGCTGCGGTTCTTCGCGTCCCGGCAGGCGATGGATATCGATGGCCTCGGCATCAAGCTGATTGAACAGCTCATCGGAGCCGGCCTTGTGAGCAGCCTCGTTGATCTCTACGACCTGAGCGGCAAACGGGACGAACTGCTCAGTCTGGAACGTCTCGGCGAGAAATCGGTCGACAAGTTGCTCGAAGGTATTGAGACCTCGAAAGCACAACCGGTCTGGCGACTGCTTACCGGCTTGAACATCCGCCATGTCGGCACGAGCAACGCCCAGGTCCTCGTCGACCACTTTCATTCGATGGAGAAGATTCGCGAGGCTTCGCTGGAAGAACTGGCGAATGTCGAAGAGATCGGCCCGGTCATCGCGACTTCCGTCCACGAGTTCTTCCACTCCGATTACGGCCTCGCGCTCATCGAGAATCTGGCTCAACGCGGGTTGAAGATGGCCGAAGCGGAAACGTCTTCAGACTCCGGCAGCCAGCAGCTCGAAGGCAAGACGATCGTCGTGACAGGAAGCCTGCAAAGATACACCCGCGACGAGATCAAAGAGCTGATTCGCGAGCATGGCGGCAAGGCTTCCGGAAGCGTTTCGAGCCGAACCGATTACGTCGTCGCGGGCGAGAACGCCGGCAGCAAACTCGACAAAGCGCAACAGCTGAACATTCCGGTGCTCAGTGAAGACGAGTTCCACGAAATGCTGTTTGGGTGA